TTCTGCTAAGGTACAAATTACATAATGCTTCTGAAAATCTTTGTGCAATCAACTGTTTTAGTCTCGTTCCATTTGCTCTGCCAGTTTCCTacagttatttaaaataaaaacagccTAAAGTTTTATgtctatttttcatttatattttagaaataatgTAGGGTGACAAAAAATTCAACCAACgacctataatatttttaacttcttCGATATCTTTTTCAGAACGTCACAAGGCGCAAAGAAAGTGTTCTACCCTACACTTTACTCTATCAAAAAGCGTTTGGAACTAGCACAAGAGTTTGGGACGGGTATTGCTATATGGGAACTAGGACAGGGTCTCGACTACTTCTATGATCTCctttaatgtaataaataaaattttatacaaggtAACTTacgtattttaaattatgtttttgtttataaaacagTCTTATTTCTCCAAAGGTTTGTTTCCTTGAGCTGGTAACACCTACTTACATTGCAGATGTCTCAGGTATGTAAAGTATGATATTATTACAAATCTAAAAGATGAAATACATAAAATGAAAcaagtgaattataaaaataatttaatgcaACATATtcttaaataaaagaaaatctatgcaatataaaatatattatctttttgtGACTTCTAAAGTTTAGTTGCATAAATTGTCAGCCTTATTTCACCAGGCTTACAATTCagtcttcactttcttgattaTCTTCGTTGTTCATTTTATCTAACTATATCCTTTAATATCTATgtaatatatactagtaatacTAGCGGCtcttagttattttcatagtcaTCATGCTCTGCGGCCCCTTCATGACACGATACATTAGGTCCCAGCACATCTTTGCAGGGAGTAgtctgtaaaaaatattataaaattaaaaatattgatgttTCGTCAAATCTGAATATCTTTTTACAGTGAAATAATGTTGTTGCTGTTGCGACTTAAACACTCTCctttacacatttcaatatatGCAAGTATCTACAGGTGTCTGTAGATTCAAAAGCGTGTACTGGGAGTGTGGATTAGAGATACATCATACATGAATCTATTTTAGAACCTAAAATAAGACATTATAAtacttcaactcccaagcggccacatgcggctgcgataacaatagataagctattgtgtctggtttttccacgatcgaaggaacGAACGTTTTCAATAAAGGCGGGAGAGTCTAATAGACCCAGGTTGTAACTTCTAAGTTGTAGTTACGTaattaactatttagtaatctgtacTTGTAGGTCTACTTGTAGGTCTATAACAGTCATACTCATGAGTGTATGCAGAATGTAGAAGGACACTACATACGTCTTCAGCGGTAGGAACAGCCTGATGGAGCCGGGCAGCACGCACACAACCTCGTTCTTGCGAGCCGACTCTATGATGCTGTCGGCCACGTAGTCGGGCTCCAGCATGGCGGTGAGGCGAGGTGTCACGCCGGTGAACATGCCCGTGTTGATGTAGCTCGGGCAGACCAGCGTCGCGTGGATGTAGTCGTGGCCGTGAGCCTAGTCAAGCAAACTTCATCATCTTAAGTCTATATCCTAtatttctatatatatatataaaactcaaaggtgactgactgattgacatagtgatctatcaacgcacatcccaaaccactggacggatcgggctgaaatttggcatgcaggtagatgttatgacgtaggcatccgctaagaaagaattttgataaattccaaccccaaggggttcaaataggggatgaaagtttgtatataataagccttcttaacgcgagcgaagccgcgggcaaaagctcgttgaataataaaatttggaACATATTAAACTTCTTCTCGCTGTGTAAAAACGTTGCGGCAAAATAAATCATTAGGCACACACATAATTCGTAGAAAATTACGATTTTTATATGGGTGGCTCTTTCGGTTAATTGATCTCGCAGCTGATTGAATTGATATCAATGAAAATTTGCACTGGCGAAGACTGATCAACTTTGTAGGGAAGCCTAAAGTTATGATATGATCCAAAAGTAAAAGGTGGGGGCCACCGATAAGAATGGAGCCGTAGGAAACCTCCACTGCTTAATTATCATTCGCCTTGAATAAACCTCATACATGATAGATAGATAAGATAGATAATATGATGAAAGCGCAATATCAACTCACCCTCAACTCCGTGAACAAACTCTCATGGAAGCCGACCGTCGCGAACTTTGTGGCGCTGTAGTCGGTACAGCGGTACGTACCCAGCAGGCCAGTGACAGAACTCACAGTCACTATGTGCCCCTTGCCGCTAGATATCATGTCGGGGAGGAACGCTTTTACTGTCTGAAATAGAAGAAATAAATAAGCAGAGCACTCATGGCAAATCACGCAGTTAATGTCACGCAGATCGCTTCATTGTAAAGGACGAACTTACGATTAGGCAAGCAATCATATGCTTtgcgttaaaacttaaaaaggtACCCATCAGTCTTACTCTTACCCCCAaaactgatacgattttgagagggacaatccgttgagatcgaatcaaatcaaattgagccgcagaaAGCGCGTGCGCtggtatagctgtcaggagtgggacaCCGGACAAGCTGTtgagatcataaagttaatacctatacctagcggaatagagaaacaaaggcctgagcaagagagatgtcactatcagtaacactgcgtggtaaaaagagatgtgtgatacatgaaCTATATTGAAATAAGGTAATTGATTTTAAGTTATAGTACACAGgctgtgacacatgacagcagcactcttttttgacgtccagtcggcacgtgccgcacgttgacaatttaatctcatagaattcatgttcaatcataacattttaaactttcgcgttgcattataattaaactttttaatcgggacttaacgcgacttatttaagtagtaatgctactacgagtacctactttttctcgacgtttcggccgtgttgcaacggccgtggtcacgaggggaccacggccgtgttgcaacggccgattaaaaagtttaatgttcaatcatgcttgtgtaagtgtatacgtacacatatttttcacacagatgaaaaccaattttggttacgtttgacagctcgagattgttgctctattccgctaggtacttatattaactttaaggttgagatcgaattatgtagttccaaattgagccgcagcacgatttttcgctagtatattatatgtcGAAAGTAGCAAAAGCtttgagatcgagctgattcgattctgTTGGGAGGGCAGAAGAAtattgttacaaatctattgaCATTGTTACATTAAGCCCGAATGAGCAGTTTAGCTGGCTCGGTTGATAAAGGACTTTACATTGATTACTAAAACATTACTCTAGCTTCTCTACAGTTGGGTAAAGAATGCAAAGAGGGATCCCGATAGGAAGATATAGCCTAATaatccaaaataatattatgcaaccaTTGCATCGGTATTCGGTCTTGATCTGTTttgtaagccatacacgctacggtctaccggagaggtccacctgtgcaggtatacctgcgcatgtccaaaaaactgcacaggtctattcccaccataaagttaatatctatataaatataaaaatggatttccaattgtgttagtaacgctaaaactcaaaaacggctgaacggattgggctaattttagtctcgaaatatTCGTAGTattccagggaaggttttaaagtgacacgaagttcacagcGACAGCTAGTAAGGtatataattaactttaatatgattcccacacacattccggtctacctgcccAGGCGGCatgcatacctgcacaggtggacctctccggtagaccgtagcgtgtatgacAGGCATTCAGTCGTAAACTGGACAAAACAATTCGCATTTTCACGCTgattttctgtgaggccgtagTGTACTGACTACTGAGTAATCAATAAATCTCAACACAAACTATAGGTTTATGAAACTTGCAATAATATTCATAATGATGCATAATATTCACACCACAGGCGTAGGATTAACATGCAATTCTTGGAAACTATAAACCTATTATTACGTTATTTTGTAACCGCCATCGCGCGAACTAGGTTGCACGTAATTTGGAGACGCAGGCAATTTAGTTATAATAGAGCCTAACATTGTCCTACTAGTTTACCTTagagttgtttttgtttttgtcgCTTGACTATTTAGTCTACTTCGAAGTTCGAACATCGCCCTTCCAATGttgtaagtaaatataattttaatctttTCAAGAccatataaaattacttactaaAAAGCTTTCTAAAACCTAAATATCGATTTATGTTCGAAGCCGATCGGGATTAGGAGCTAAAGGTGAATGtaaaatattaggtaggtaattAAGTATAGTGTAAGTATACTATGAATTTTTTTTCCTCGAAAGAAATTCAAGGCTTCTACATTTATACCTTTAGTTGCTCAGCTATGCTTTTATTTCGCTTTGTCTAATgtctttctttttttctataCTCGAAGCAAAACCTTACCCAGTAGTGAGCGAGTATGTTGACTTTGTACGTAGTCTCAATGGCGGTGTCGCTCAGCTCCAGGAAAGTGTCACCGTATACGATACCAGCGTTGTTGATGATCATGTCCACTTTGCCCACCTGTGAAAGAAGTTAGGTTTTATAAGGGTAGCCTGAAGGCTTGATTTGAACTTGGACAACTTATTACGGTGAAGAGGCAGATTGCACTACGGTCTGGCTGatcctttagccaagacgttttctatattgcttctttatagaatcgccaccGATCAAAAGTACATGGATGATGGAACGTCTTGGCTAAGGACTCGACTGGGTGCTAATTTAAAATGCATGCGCTaatttcgatagcgaagttaaaAACAAGAAAACATTAGATATAGTCAAAACGAATTAAGAGGGCACCAGCGGCCATTGACCTTACTAGTTTAGGAGTGACGCCAAAAATCAGCCAAGCGTGAGTCGGACTTTGCCATTAAttacgggaccctaaaaaattaaattttataaaaatacggACTATTATAGATTCATCTGAATACATGAAAATTGATGCTCCGGCTGTCGATAAGGGTCATTCAAAATTTACTTTTCTACAAAGTTCGTTTATGAATCAATGTCTTAATACCTCTTTCTTCACTCTCTCGGCTGTCTCGTATACTTCTTCTTTATTTGCCAAGTCCACGACATAGCTGACCACTGGGTATCCTTCGTCCTTGACAGCGCTGTGAATTTTCTCTAATGCTGGAAAACAAAAGGGAAATTAATGCTAACTTAAGCGTTATGGTTATTAGCATAAAAGCTATAGCCTGGTCTATATAATGTGGTGTATAGTTTATTGtcagacgcctccgtggtctagtggttgagagcatggctctcgactcggaggtcgtgggttcgattcccgcgttggaaacatgttatttccaagtttggttaggacaatgcaggctaatcacctgattgtctgacaagtaagatgatccatgcgtcggatgggcatgtaaaaagtcggtcctgcgcctgatctctcaccagtcgtgtgggttatgagagtaaaggaatagagagtgctcttgtgtactgcgcacacacttgggcactataaaattactccagcgtacctgacctggtttcaatgaagctggccaccgtcaccgaaaccggtgtggggagtattattattattatagtttattgtCTCTTTCATTTACGGCTGAATAAATCTATAGCTATCGGAATCATATAAGTAtaagtaaaaacattttcacgCTAAACAAAGAGTTAAGCGATAGGTCAATGACCGAACTGCTGCTTGTTCGATATCTGGGTTATAGTTTAGTAAAttgtttgatttttatttaagaaCGTTTTGGAGTTCaacagtaattaataattattattctttagtACTTAATTGTTAACCTCATTAAGTCATTGCCAATCTTTTATATatcaaaacaatttaaatattaattatgtagttGCCAGTAGGTAAATACATATTAATGTATGTGtattttgtataatgtatattactCACGTCTGGATTTAATGTGGCTAATTATCATACAAAGATAGCCTCTAACATCAATATTCAGCCTCCCGAGACTCGCGATCATAAGGTGATATACAGAGTGTagaaaaacaaagtaataatgcTTTATGGTGGATATCAGCCCCACTGTGAAACTAGaaagtttttgtaaaacttttggtatgggcaaattcatgaggTCGCATTGGCcccaaaaattaaaagaaagctgttttcagcgctgctacagtGAACTTAATTTAAGGGACACATCCACGCCCTAAagttttgtcatattttgttatatataTTACATTCTGTATCAAGTAAAGATTTTGTTTTACGTCACACCCTGTAGGTTTACTTGATAGAGTAAAATGTCAGATAGGCTTAAAGAGTGTATAGATTAATATTGCCTATAGGCTAACTTATTATGCCTTCTTTGATATTGCCTAATTATTAACCTTATGTTTTAACCTATAGTAATAAtgtgttaaagttaatgctcgaattagtatcacgtcacCTCTTTCGTTtatcatatgaatgaaagagaagacatgacgtTTTAACTAgcagctgttaacactaacagacgtacGTAGGTGATATTGGGCTTTTGAATGTTATTGCTATTGCCGTGGCCCGTGTCGTGTTTTCAAACGGGTACACTGCCCAGCcagttacgtgggagagccatgcttcggcacgaatgggccggctcgaccggataaataccacgttctcacagaaaaccggcgtgaaacaacgcttgcgctgtgtttcaccgagtgagtgactttaccggaggcccaatcccctcacccctaccctattcccttccctaccctcaactattcccttcccttcccttccctaccctcccctattaccctattccctcttaaaaggccggcaacgcacttgcagctcttctgatgctgcgagtgtccatgggcgacggaagttgctttccatcaggtgacccgtttgctcgtttgcccccttatttcataaaaaaaaagttactgaattttattattactcaTTTCCTATCAAATCATTTTAAGAGccttctaaaatatttagattCGCCTTTAATCTCTCCTTCATAGCACGTTCATAGCATTGAGTTTAGAAACTCAAAGGATGAagacaataacaataaaacagcAATTATTTAAAACGAAGGAATAATAAACATCGTCTGTTTTGGTCAAAAACGATTAAATCTTAACTTTTTGTTCCCCTATTGTTGTtgtcaaaagataatttatgcaaaatgttaatatttattgGGCTACTTGTAAGGCTGTTTACACAAAATTTTACGTTGGTAGATTAGTCATAAGATTACATAAAgtcatacaaaattaagataTGCTAGAACTAATCAAAATTATTCAGCAGCTAAAACACTTAtagcctgtttcactacttcctgataaatgccgaataggctatccaccacttaacttgacagatgaagtatggagaatctgtcaaaaaagttgtgaatagcctattcggcactttatgaTTTGTCAGAAAGTGGTGACACAGGCCCTTAAAATATATGTAGTCACTGTCGTCGCGTTTGCGTCGGAACTAAAATACGGTGGAGTACTAGATACTTTACTAATACTATCTATAGTCTATTGCAAGTTGCATCCAGTATAATTTAAGGAAACGAAAGTTTTACCTTCTTTATTAATATCCCAAAGCACCACCTTCGCGCCGAGTCTCGCCAACTTCAAAGACAGATGTCTGCCCACCCCTCCAGCCGCACCGGTCACCACCACCACATCCCCTTCCAGACTCTTCATGGGCCTAAAGTAGTTGGGCACCAGTGTCCAAAATAGAGACTCCAGGATGTAGTAGCAGGAGAGCACAAGGAATAGAACTGTGTCCTTGGCAATGTCGAAAATGTTTGCCATCTGAGACGGTCGGTGTATCTTTGTGCCTTCCAACATTGTGGGCCTGGAAAAAGAAAAaagtgtgttaaaatatttaataacttaaatagataccataaaatgattttcaaacttaaaattcagaatattttttttcaaatgttctctgaacgtcgggactacattggtgcctaccaccggttccgATTAATAAATATAGTTTGTACAGTTTTGTTGTATCCACTATCCCCGATATTTTGAAGCAAAACCtgatgatgagtgatgacatcAACTTTAGTTATTTTAGAcggaaatattttgtaataacaaACTGGTatcgaattaaaaaaattgataaaaaccgATTTATCCTATGTCAAAGACAATGAAGTGggtaaaagttaaaatacatagtacctacataatatatagagaatattgtttattttggcAGGTGTTGAAAATGCGCgattgttttattatatattttacagttacaatcaaatagttaactctTAACTACTAACTAACTCTCTTACAATGTACTCTCCTTAACATTTTTCGAAACTCTACCTTAAAGTACATATTTTGACTTTCAATCTTCTTACCTAAGCCTTCTAAATAACCGATAGATACTACGTTAAAATCATTATTCAAACGCACAAGTTGAGGTCAACGTGTTCAGATATTTATGTCTACGTTAGGCTAGACTGGAATTGTCAGAACTCAGAAATTAGATCCAGTCACTGACTATCGACTATCATGTCGTGGGTAATGTAATAGGTATTTATTGAAAGGGCCAAACCACGTTTGTAACTACAAGTCACCAgtgcaataattattgtaatttgatcAGTTTTGCACTACTTTGTAGGCGAGGCCATAATACTAAGtgcgtcgccaggggggggggggggggggcgggcaaggaggggcagctgcccccccctagagattctaaaaaagtgccaaatataatgcaaacaacgaccactatatctggtaattaaaaaaaatacgctgtACGATGTAcacttattcaaattcaaactcctttttattctatttttctaataaatgttattataacttatttacaagttttttattgcatagtcaagagctcgtgctcgtgtagctttaccacgaagctaaaacaaagctttacacatctctctctctctctctcgactctgtactgtcacagaatatattatatgtatatagtactaagatactgttgttattacaatcgctgtagatgtaaggctcgtagtacaagtgaaaagcttcatgtgctgtcgactttacctacaattgaGACCGAGAATAGAGAATTGATAccgagaatgagaaaagtatgaattgtagtaggtaaagtcaacttgcccccccctgcgccatcggctggtgACGCCCTTGCATAATACTATAGATTTAGTATAGAAATTAAATCATAGGCCTAAAGACTTATTAGAGCTGGCTCTCGATATTCTCGATCTGTACATGGGTTCTTCTTATAATGTAGGGATTCAGTAaaagggatttttttttatttcgtcccTAAAGTGTTAGGGGATCAAAGTTTGTAAGCCAGGAATATTGCACCCGGGTGAAGCCCAGGAAAAAGTTTGCTATCTGCAAAAATTTTTAGAATTCATTGCGTTATGCTAGTAGCACTTTGGTCCCAATAACAGTTAAAACCTACTTATATCTTTGGTATTTCCCCTGATAAATTAAAGAGCAAAACGAGATGTTAAGACCAAATATAAGATCTTAATGATTTTCGACCTGCTCTTCTTCTCTCTACTAATGTTTCGagtttcataaaaatgttgttcgttttACTGTCAATTTTGGAATACCATGAAAATCGGAATTGATGTCAGCCGACATGATGGTGAAACAATTATGTTTGTTGAAGTTGCGACATGGTAATGACATGTAATTACAAGCTCGATGTTACAACGGCCCTTGATGCGATTTTAAATGACAACTATCACATTTATTTCTCTTGTTTTTCGTGTAAATGCGACgcgaattttaaaaatgttatcatATTGACACGATCGCCGCGTTCCAATGAAAACGCTCGAAATTGGAGGcatttgagcgttttgatcgtttttaacatcaaatggaacgcgggggaTATGTGTTGTAAAGTGGGAGAAAGTCGAAGTGTCAAATAATTTACATGACAAGCACATCACGTGGTTACAATCTACTTTTATGAGGAAACTCAAGTCGAAGTGTCAAGTCAAATATTTGACTAGTGGGTTACACTTGACTTTTATGAGGGAACAAAAGTTTGCAATGATGATTCCttaagccggcgccagacatgggcttcaaagtttgagcaaactttgcacaaataggaaaatgccagcaataactttgcacaaataggcaaatgtcagtgccacacttggcgaatttgcgtatttgattacatgtctggcgcccgccttAGGGTTACGTGAATTGATGGGTTTGCGCGATGGGGAAGACCACTGGCAGAGTTGCGGTGGGGCGTGGGCTTTGTCGTCCCCGCAACTTAGAAATAAGTGGGGAACGAAGCGTCAtagggttttagtgggtagaccctATGCCCTAGGGGTATGGGGAGTTCCACATACTACGGCTGATTTCCCCAATCCGCCGAACAAGCCCGGTGGATTACATCCATCCTAatccatccatccatactaatatatcatACTAATGTTtcataaacgcgaaagtgtgtctttctgtaacctcttgaaccgattttgattaaatttaagcttagaacaaacctacgcgtcagtgacggagcgtcaagttgtcaaatgtattttttgtatatgttacgctcaaagaccgaaatcgctcaatgagcgaaaaaaatggctcacaacgcgttgtggtcacagtaaaacagccacgacgcgaaattcgcgtcgtttttcttgatttattcttgattgattaatcgtctataggtatggaagattatatttgaattaccacgcgtactacaaaatatttttacttttactaaatcactacataattatattgcactattatttataaaatatccatccataattccatactatacgtactaatattattactgtatttctggcgcaacgtagttgcgagcatcaactagtagtaaatttatataatttaaatataaataattatatttaaattatataaataaaaataaagctaaatttttataatttattaagatcagattaccttatatttaaaaaaaacaacaaacaataacacgTTGCGGCAGAcagatagtaataatattagcacggatattatggaactatggatattttcaaataataatgaaaaacacgttatgcagtgatttagtaaaagaaaaaatattttgtagtacgcgtggtaattcaaatataatctttcatacctatggacgattaatcaatcaagaacaaatcaagaagaaaaacgattaacgaatagcatatcagccacgacacgaatttcgcgttatggtctttttgtgattgccagaacgcgtcgtggccgttttcactagggccacgacgcgaatttcgcgtcgtggctgtttcactgtgaccacaacgcgttgtgagccattttttcgctcattgagcgatttcggtctttgagcgtcacataatatacaaaacacacatttgacaacttgacgcaacttgacgctccgtcactgacgcgtagggcTTCAGTTTTAGTATggagcatagacataatattatatactgtcggtatggaggtactttgagttccgCTTCCgccaaaggacataggatactttttatcccggaaaaatgtatgattcccgcgcgataaatgaattgacaatcatcatcatcatcaaatggCATAAATTAgtacctaataatatttttaacattttgcgGAGCACTTTCTTATTCCCGTCTTTTGTACCATTTTCAGTGCCTGAAATAATTGTATTCATTTTTGAGGCTATAATCCTCATAGataaggataataatataaggATATAATATTCCTACAAGATATTATGGTGCAACATGTTGAAAGTTTTAGCAATAAGTGTTGCCACACAAACAAATTGTTATTTACAATTTGGAAACTGATAAAGatgccataaaatataattattcattACTTCACTATTCATTGCataacttaagaggagtccacaccgcggtttttccatacaaacgttgtcccctgtttcctccctggataatgccggtagagttatagtttttttcctgaatatctatggcaaccaatacaatgtccctatgttttcttttttttcataatttagttaataaaaaagatatgaacgttcaaaaacccaaaaacatggccagattttcctctgtgttcaaacacccagaaaacaatactggctagaatatacaaaaaaactaaaacataggaacacagttcaatccttgctttaattattaatcagcggacaacgaatcgaagattttctgttcttttattagaacttttgtcgtgttgtctctatcacgctctgcggtgggagacttgagattggtgagacagcaatacattttcaaatacctattttcaatttctctcgcccctggtgtatcctcttaacatttTGGTTTGAGTGCAAATTTTCCTAAAGGATATTGCTAAATTCAAAAGTAATTGTTAATGTAGTCTAATGTAAAACATCTAATGTTAGACTAGTTAGATTATTAACTAATTTATAGTAactatatgataataatatatatgataataataatgattgttTTTGGCTCAATactatttttctattttataatattttggtaccttttaataaaacatttgtaCAATTTTC
This genomic window from Aricia agestis chromosome 17, ilAriAges1.1, whole genome shotgun sequence contains:
- the LOC121735417 gene encoding epidermal retinol dehydrogenase 2, with product MLEGTKIHRPSQMANIFDIAKDTVLFLVLSCYYILESLFWTLVPNYFRPMKSLEGDVVVVTGAAGGVGRHLSLKLARLGAKVVLWDINKEALEKIHSAVKDEGYPVVSYVVDLANKEEVYETAERVKKEVGKVDMIINNAGIVYGDTFLELSDTAIETTYKVNILAHYWTVKAFLPDMISSGKGHIVTVSSVTGLLGTYRCTDYSATKFATVGFHESLFTELRAHGHDYIHATLVCPSYINTGMFTGVTPRLTAMLEPDYVADSIIESARKNEVVCVLPGSIRLFLPLKTLLPAKMCWDLMYRVMKGPQSMMTMKITKSR